DNA from Geobacter sulfurreducens PCA:
CTGCCTTCGGCCGGAATGCCGAAGTCATGGCAGATCATGGCCAGAAGCTGTTCGGGCTCCACCCGCGTGTTGAAGATGCGGGAGATGATTGTCCGTTCATCCTTGAGCTGAATCATGTTGCGAATGAGGGTGGTCTTGCCGGTCCCGATGTCGCCCGTGAGCAGGATGAAGCCGGCCCGCTCGCTGATGCCGTAATCAAGGTACATGAGCGCCCGCTTGTGGGATTTGCTCGGAAAGATGAAGTCGGGGTTCGGGAGCAGTTCGAACGGTTTAGTTGTCAGGTTGAAATAGGCCTCGTACATGATTCTCGCTTTCACTCACGGCTGGCGCTTCGCCATCTCACGTCCCTCTGTCACTTGCTCCCGCGCTTACCCAGAATCCTGGAGAGTTTGCCCGTTTTTTCCGCCGTGGATCGGGCCTCAGCCGGCTCGGCACTCGGGCCGTAACCGCCATACCCGTAGCCGTACCCGTATTTGGAGCTTATTCCCACGGCACTGGCTTCGTTGAAAACGATGCCGAGGATCTTCTTGCGGTTGAGAGCGCTGATCGCCTCGTCGATGTTCGCCAGGGAGCTCTGCCCTTCCCTGACCACGAAGACGATGGAGTCGACGAGGTTGGACAGTGAGCGCACCTCGGCAAACGGCAGCGCCGGAGGAGCATCGATGATGACATAGCGGTCGGGATAGCGATGCCTGATCTCGTCCAGCAGATCCTTCATCCGCTGGGATGAAAGAAGTTCAACCGGATTGGCGGCAGGCTTGCCGGCGGGCAGGATCGAAAGCCGGCCGATGCCTGTCCTGACCAACAGCTCCGGCAGATGGGCGCCCACGCTGAGATACTCGGAAAGCCCCCGCTCCCCCGGAATGCCGAGATACTGTGCCGTCATCGGTTTCCTGAGATCGGCATCGATCAGCAATACCGTGTTGTCATACTCCTGGGCAAGGGTTATGGCCAGGTTAAGGGCGGTTATGCTCTTACCCTCCCCGCCAAGGGTGCTGGTAATCATGATGGTATTGCGGAACTCCCCCACCGAGGTCCCAGCAACTATGGCCGACTTCAGCTTCCGGTACTCTTCGCTCACATACGAATGGGGATCATTGAGGGTGGCAAGAAGCGGATTGTCGTGGCGGATGCCTTCGAGCGGTTCCGCAGGAAGCGGCGGCAGTTCTGCACGCTCGAGCGGCTGCAGGTCTTCCATTTGACGCGGAGCGACGGCCTGGCCGCGATCAGTCGTCCCCCGCAGCATTGCCGCTTTCTCAAGGGCCTGTTCAATTCTGCTCATGCGTTTCCTTTCTCCATTCAGACATCACATCAATGCTGCGATAGAAATGAGTTACAGCATTCCATGCAACCTGCTGATGATCCGATCCACGGGTGAGATATTCAGCAGTTCCATGACGAGAAACGCGAGAATAACCATGAAACACGCCCCAGCCGCAGCAAATACCCTGATGTTCTCGCTCCGCTCCCGGGCAACCGCCTCGATGGTGCGAATCTTGGGGATGACGGCCAGGACGGGAATCCTGGTTTCCTTCAGCGCATCAACCGAATGCACTGAATTATTAAGCCGGTCGAGGAGGACGATGAGTCCCAGGGCGCAGCCGAGTCCAGCGACAATCCCCATCAGCATGATCTTGACCCGGTTGGGGCTAATGGGACTTGACGGCGTGACCGCCGGGTCGACGATGCGGAAGGTGGTTGTCTTGTCTTGGACTTCCATCTGCTTCGACACCTCGGATTGGCCATGACGCGCCATGAGCTGGTCGTAAAGGTCCTTGCGGTTCTTCTTTTCCAGTTCGAGCTTTTCAAGCCCGGCCTTGGCCGAAGGGATATTCCTGAGCAGTGCCTGATTGGTGGCGATGTAGCGTTTGAGGCCGTCTTCACTGACCTTGAGCGCCTGGAGTTCCGCTTCGGCCTTCTCGTACTCCTGGGGGTCAACGACCGTTTCCTGCTGGGGCGAACGATTTTTCATCTGCTCCTTGAGGGTCTCGATTTCTCCCCTGACGCGGAGCACCTCGGGGTAGCTGTCGGTGTAAGAGACACGGAGCTCTTCAAGCTGCTTCTGGAGGGCGACGAGCTTTACCTGGAGGGGGTCTCCCGCCTTGCGCGTGACCGGTCGAAGTCCTTCCAGGTGGCGCCTGCGCAGCTGGATATCATAGAGTTTCTGCTGAGCGACGTTGATCTCCTCGAACAGCTTTGCTTCGTCGATAGCGATGACCCCCCCTTTCTCGGTTTTGTACCGGTTGAGTTCGCCTTCGGCTTCTTCGAGTTTGCCGCGGAAGGTGTCGATCTGCTCGGAAAGGAATTTGATGGCACCGTAGGATTCTTCCCGCTTGGAGGATATGTTTTCCTCCACGTAGCGCCGGACCAGGGTATTGACGAAATCGCGGGCCACTCGGGGATCCTTGTCCACGTAGGAGATGGTGAAAATGTTGTCGCCCTTGAGTTTGATGGTTATGTTCTGCTGGATGGCGCGAACCCGGGCCTCGATCTCGGCATTGCTTTTGGTGGTCACGTCGAGGTCGAGATCATTGATCACCTTGGTGACGAGCGTACGGCTGGTTATTGCCTCGCTAAGGCCCTTGATGGCCTGTTCCATGGAAGGAGTTACGGCAATCCCCTTGACCAGTTCGCTGATGACATTTTTCTCGATGAATACGGTGCTCCTGGCCTCATACTTCTTGGGAAGGACGTAGCTGTAGACCACTGCGGCAGCCATGACCGCGAGGGCCACCACGACAAAAAGGCGCTTACGGGCGACGATAAGCGTGAGATAGTGCCGGTAGTCGAATTCGGACTGCTGCATCAGAACATCCCTTCCTTAACGATGATGTAATCTCCCGGGCTGAGCTTTACGTTCTGGCTCAGGTCGCCGTCCTTGACCAGATCCTTGGCCTTCACCTCGATAAGTGCCTCTTTGTCGCCGTCCCTTCTGCGGATCACCGTATCGTTCTGGCGGGCGAATTTGGTGAAACCGCCCGATTCGAGAATGGCCTCCATGACGGTCATCCCCTCGCGGTATTCGATGAAGCGGGGATTGGTGACAGCGCCGAGGACGTACACGTTCTTTTCCTGTGCCTGCGGGATGAAGATGGCGTCGCCGGACTCGATGACGATATCTTCGCTCGTATCGCCGGTTATAAAGAGCCGGTAGAAATCCTCCTTCACTTTTTTGCCGTTGCGCAGAACGTAGGCCTTGCGGTAGTCGGCCACCTTGGTGGAAGGACCGGCAGCGGAACCGCCCCCCTTGCCGTCGCCGGCACCGACGTTTCCGATGGAGCAGAGTAACTGGAGCAGCGTGGTGCGGCGGTTCAGGTCAACCACACCGGACTGCACGCCGCCACCGAAAATGTAGACCTTGCTGTTGGTTATCTCTCGTACCGTAACTGTCACTATGGGGTTCTTCACCAGTTCTTTGAGCCGATGCGCCAGATCAGCCTGCAGCTGGGCCGGGGTAAAGCCGCTTGCCACCACATCTCCCAGGCCGGGGATGGTGATCTTCCCGTCGGGTCGGACCTTGACTCCGACATTGAGCTCTTTCACTCCCCAGACGGAGATATCGAGACCGTCCCCTTCGCCGATGACATAGTCCGCGCTCCACGCGAGCATCGGCAACAGCAGGGACAGGGCACAGATCAGAAATTTCAATCGCATCGCATCTCCTTTAGGATGTCCCCAGGGGATTTACCTCCCCCCCCGCTGGAACAGTACGACCTTCACGGTTTCAAAGATAATCATTATATCAAAGGCAACTGACAGATTCTTGATATAGTAGAGATCGTAGCGCAGCTTTTCAACGGCGTCTTCCACCGATGCCCCGTAGGGATATCGTACCTGGGCCCACCCCGTCACGCCCGGCTTGACGAAATGGCGTTCGGAATAGTACGGAATGACCTTCTTGAGCTGCTCCACGAACTCGGGACGCTCCGGCCGGGGTCCCACCAGGCTCATGTCGCCGATCAGAACGTTGTACAACTGGGGTATCTCGTCAATGCGGCTCTTGCGGAGAAAACGGCCGAGCTTGGTAACGCGCGGATCATCCTTCTGCGCCCAGACCGCACCCGTCCCCTTCTCGGCGTCCTGGCGCATGGTCCTGAATTTGAAAAGATGGAACGGCTTTTCCCGCTCACCGACCCGCTCCTGCCGGAAAAGGATCGTGCCGGGCGAGTCAAGCCGGATGGCCAAGGCAACAATCGGCAGGAACGGCAGGAAGAGCACCCCGCCCAAGAGTGCGCAGAAAATGTCGAGAGCCCGCTTCAGGAGGCGGTTGAGGGCGGTTACGCGGAAACCGGACGAGAAGATGAACCAACTGGGGTTGATGCTCTCGATGAGCAGCTTGCCGGTGACCCGCTCGTAAAAGGAGGGAGCGTCCATGACCTCCACTCCGCTCAGCTTGCAGTTGAGAACATCTTTGAGCGGGAAGACGCCGCGGCGCTCGCCCAGGGAGACGACGATCTTGTGGGCCCGCGCGCGACGAACCGTTTCGTAGAGGCCGTCCTCGCTCCCGACGATGGATTGGGCCGGGACATAGACCGGCTCACGGGAGCAGGCCACGTAGCCGGAAAGCACGTACCGGGCGCCCGAGGCCGTGACGAGGCTGCCCATCTGGTTTGCCAGGGGACCGGTACCGAGGATAAGCACTCGCTTGGCGAACGAGGGGAATATGAAGCCCCCCCTGCTGCCGGCATGCCAGAGGAACTGGAAAAATCCGAATACCACCGTGGCAATCATGAGCACGCCCCGTCCGTCCATAACGATCGGCAGGAAGAAATAAAGCGCCGAAAGGACAAAAAACGCCAGAACGAGCTCGAT
Protein-coding regions in this window:
- a CDS encoding polysaccharide biosynthesis/export family protein, with translation MRLKFLICALSLLLPMLAWSADYVIGEGDGLDISVWGVKELNVGVKVRPDGKITIPGLGDVVASGFTPAQLQADLAHRLKELVKNPIVTVTVREITNSKVYIFGGGVQSGVVDLNRRTTLLQLLCSIGNVGAGDGKGGGSAAGPSTKVADYRKAYVLRNGKKVKEDFYRLFITGDTSEDIVIESGDAIFIPQAQEKNVYVLGAVTNPRFIEYREGMTVMEAILESGGFTKFARQNDTVIRRRDGDKEALIEVKAKDLVKDGDLSQNVKLSPGDYIIVKEGMF
- a CDS encoding XrtA-associated tyrosine autokinase — protein: MSRIEQALEKAAMLRGTTDRGQAVAPRQMEDLQPLERAELPPLPAEPLEGIRHDNPLLATLNDPHSYVSEEYRKLKSAIVAGTSVGEFRNTIMITSTLGGEGKSITALNLAITLAQEYDNTVLLIDADLRKPMTAQYLGIPGERGLSEYLSVGAHLPELLVRTGIGRLSILPAGKPAANPVELLSSQRMKDLLDEIRHRYPDRYVIIDAPPALPFAEVRSLSNLVDSIVFVVREGQSSLANIDEAISALNRKKILGIVFNEASAVGISSKYGYGYGYGGYGPSAEPAEARSTAEKTGKLSRILGKRGSK
- a CDS encoding TIGR03013 family XrtA/PEP-CTERM system glycosyltransferase; its protein translation is MKRSIALMVGDGFCAVTAILAAHLFRLGEIPGVESFTGQGGVRLALFVIVMLFCAFFVEVYHQERELTPLDLIGRISIELVLAFFVLSALYFFLPIVMDGRGVLMIATVVFGFFQFLWHAGSRGGFIFPSFAKRVLILGTGPLANQMGSLVTASGARYVLSGYVACSREPVYVPAQSIVGSEDGLYETVRRARAHKIVVSLGERRGVFPLKDVLNCKLSGVEVMDAPSFYERVTGKLLIESINPSWFIFSSGFRVTALNRLLKRALDIFCALLGGVLFLPFLPIVALAIRLDSPGTILFRQERVGEREKPFHLFKFRTMRQDAEKGTGAVWAQKDDPRVTKLGRFLRKSRIDEIPQLYNVLIGDMSLVGPRPERPEFVEQLKKVIPYYSERHFVKPGVTGWAQVRYPYGASVEDAVEKLRYDLYYIKNLSVAFDIMIIFETVKVVLFQRGGR
- a CDS encoding XrtA system polysaccharide chain length determinant; translated protein: MQQSEFDYRHYLTLIVARKRLFVVVALAVMAAAVVYSYVLPKKYEARSTVFIEKNVISELVKGIAVTPSMEQAIKGLSEAITSRTLVTKVINDLDLDVTTKSNAEIEARVRAIQQNITIKLKGDNIFTISYVDKDPRVARDFVNTLVRRYVEENISSKREESYGAIKFLSEQIDTFRGKLEEAEGELNRYKTEKGGVIAIDEAKLFEEINVAQQKLYDIQLRRRHLEGLRPVTRKAGDPLQVKLVALQKQLEELRVSYTDSYPEVLRVRGEIETLKEQMKNRSPQQETVVDPQEYEKAEAELQALKVSEDGLKRYIATNQALLRNIPSAKAGLEKLELEKKNRKDLYDQLMARHGQSEVSKQMEVQDKTTTFRIVDPAVTPSSPISPNRVKIMLMGIVAGLGCALGLIVLLDRLNNSVHSVDALKETRIPVLAVIPKIRTIEAVARERSENIRVFAAAGACFMVILAFLVMELLNISPVDRIISRLHGML